TCACCAATAACGGCTATATGATGCTTTTTAAAATCATCTTGAATTTGTGCTGCAATAGCCATGCCTAATGCTGCCGAAATAGAGGTAGATGAATGTCCTGTGCCAAACATATCATAGATACTTTCAGAACGTTTGGGAAAGCCACTAATGCCATGTAGTTGGCGGTTGGTGTCAAAATTGGCTTTTCTTTCCGTTAGTATTTTATGAACATAAGCTTGATGCCCAACATCCCAAATTAATACATCATCTGGTGTATTAAATACATAATGCAAAGCAATAGTTAATTCCACAACACCTAGACTAGCACCTAAATGGCCTTCTTTGGTAGCCACAATATCAATAATAAATTGACGTAATTCTTTAGCTAAAACAGGTAGTTTATTTTGATTTAATGCCCGTAAATCTGCTGGGTTATTAATTGTATCAAGAATAATTGAATTCATTTATGAGGAATATGTTGTAAAATTATTAAAATAGCCCAAATATTTTTATTATTTCCTATTAAATAGAATAAATACTTCTAGTAACTTCCTTATATTTGAGGAATTATATTAAAACCTCTAATTTTTAATTTTGGAAAATGAAAAATAACTACGCAAAAAAGTTGCTTTTTTTAGCCATTTTGGTGTTCGCCAATGTGGTTTATGCGCAAAGTAACTTAATGGAATCGAATTACGCCTCTGTAATTCAAAATTATCTGAATCAAAATAAAGAAAAATATGGCTTAACAGTAAGTGATATTTCAGATTTATCAGTGGATAATGAATTCCTTTCAAAAAACAGCAAAATTACGCATGTTTATGTTAATCAAAGGTACCAAGGTATTCCGATTTTAAATGCTCTGTCAAGTGTTGCTATTAAAGGGAATGCTGTCTTTTATTATGCCAATAGATTTACAGGTAATGTTAATCAAAGAGTTAATACAACATCTCCACAATTAACGGCAAAGCAAGCAATTCATAATGTTGCGGCACAATTAAATTTGGGCGCTGTACAGGATTTAGATTTAATTGAAAAGAATAATAATATCTACCTGTATTCAAATGGTTTTGTTTCTCAAACTACCATTCCAGTTAAATTAGTGTATTTTCAAAACGAAGCAGGAAACTTAACCCTTTCATGGGATTTAAGTATTCATACTTTGGATGGTGCTAATTGGTACAGTGTTCGTGTTGATGCAATTACAGGTGAAATTATTAATCAAAACGATTGGATTTTAACGTGTAATTTCGGCGATTTGGATCATGATAATCATGGTCATGTTTCAAATACTGTAAAACAAGTAGAATCTAATTTCACTTTGTTTAAAGAGGTCTCTTATTTAGCTGATGGCTCTCAATATAATGTGTTTGCACTTCCAGTAGAAAGTCCAAACCATGGAAACAGAACATTGTTAGTAGAACCGGCAAACCTTAATGCTTCTCCTTATGGATGGCATGATACGAATGGTTTAGCTGGTGCTGAATTTAATGTAACCCGTGGAAATAACGTATGGGCTATGGAAGATAGAGATGGAAATGATGGCATAGGCTACTCTCCTAATGGCTCAGCTTCATTAAACTTCGATTTTCCATTGGATATCAATCAGGAACCTGAAGGTTATCAAAACGTTTCGATCACGAATTTGTTTTATATAAATAATGTGATGCATGATATTTGGTATCAATATGGTTTTGATGAACCAAGTGGTAACTTTCAATCTAATACATACGGAAATGGTGGCCTGGGTAATGACAACGTACGTGCTGATGCTCAAGATGGGAATGGGCTTAATGGCTCCATTAACAATGCTACATTTGGCACGCCTCCAGATGGAAATAATCCAAGTATGCGCATGTTTTTATGGTCACCTGCTGCAGGTTTACAAGATTTAGTTACTGTAAATAATAGTTCTGTAGCCGGAACATATACAGCTGTTAATCCAGCAACGGCAGCACCAAACAATATACCAGGAATTGGCGTGACACCTGTTACAGCTGATTTACAATTGGTTAATGATGGGTCTGTAAACCCAACGGAAGGCTGTAATCCAATTGCAAGTGTAGCCGGTAAAATTGCCGTAATAAGACGAGGAACTTGTCCTTTTATAGATAAAATACAAAATGCGCAGGATGCTGGAGCCGTTGCCGTTATTGTTATTAATCATAATAACCCAACTAATGATCCAGCTTACGTTCCTTACGTAAACATGGCAGGAGAAACAAATCCTGTTTTCTCAATTCCATCTGTATTTATGAATTTTGATGATGGCGAATTATTAATTGCAGCCATGGCGAATGAAACCGTTAATGTTACTTTGCAAGGACCAAGTCCTTTTATGCTTGATGGCAGCTTGGATAACATGATTGTAGCACATGAATATGGTCATGGTATTTCAAATCGTTTAACAGGTGGGCCTAGCCAAGCAGGTTGTTTAACAAACGAAACTCAGATGGGTGAAGGTTGGTCTGATTGGTTTGCAATGATGATTACCTTACAAGGAACTGAAGACTATGCTGCTGGACGTGGTATGGTAACCTATGCTTCTGGGCAAGGCGTAAATGGAATAGGTATTAGAAATGCTAAATATGCAACTGATTTTTCTGTAAATGGTTTCACGTATGGAGACACCAATAATACGGCTCAAGTGTCACAACCACATGGTATTGGCTTTATTTGGGGCACGATGTTATATGATTTAACGGAGGCTTATGTTTCTAAATATGGTTTTGATGACGATATTTACAATGGAACAGGCGGAAATAATAAAGTAATGCAATTAGTAATAGATGCACTTAAATTACAACCTTGTAACCCTGATTTTATTGAAGGTCGTGATGCGATTTTAGCTGCCGATATGGCAACTACAGGAGGTGAAGACCAATGTATGATTTGGGAAATATTCTCTAATAGAGGTCTAGGTGTTAATGCATCTGGTGGTAGTAAATTTAGTAGAACAGATCAAGTTGAGAATTTCGATATGCCTCTAGAAACAGATCCTACGTTACAAAACTGTACTAGCTTAAGTGTGGACGAATTTAAACAAAGCGATTACAAAGTGTATCCAAACCCAACAAATAATAACTTGTTTATTAAAACGAATAAGAGTTTTGGTCAAGTAACTATGACTATTACAGATATTAACGGAAGACAGGTTTACAGTCAGAAAGTTGATTTATTTGGAACAGTTGAAGTTAACATGAATACACTACAATCTGGTATTTATATATTAAACATGAAAGGCCAGAATATTGATGCTAACCATAAAATTATTAAAAACTAATAATTTTTAAATGATATTTTAAAAAGGCAACT
Above is a window of Bizionia sp. M204 DNA encoding:
- a CDS encoding T9SS-dependent M36 family metallopeptidase → MKNNYAKKLLFLAILVFANVVYAQSNLMESNYASVIQNYLNQNKEKYGLTVSDISDLSVDNEFLSKNSKITHVYVNQRYQGIPILNALSSVAIKGNAVFYYANRFTGNVNQRVNTTSPQLTAKQAIHNVAAQLNLGAVQDLDLIEKNNNIYLYSNGFVSQTTIPVKLVYFQNEAGNLTLSWDLSIHTLDGANWYSVRVDAITGEIINQNDWILTCNFGDLDHDNHGHVSNTVKQVESNFTLFKEVSYLADGSQYNVFALPVESPNHGNRTLLVEPANLNASPYGWHDTNGLAGAEFNVTRGNNVWAMEDRDGNDGIGYSPNGSASLNFDFPLDINQEPEGYQNVSITNLFYINNVMHDIWYQYGFDEPSGNFQSNTYGNGGLGNDNVRADAQDGNGLNGSINNATFGTPPDGNNPSMRMFLWSPAAGLQDLVTVNNSSVAGTYTAVNPATAAPNNIPGIGVTPVTADLQLVNDGSVNPTEGCNPIASVAGKIAVIRRGTCPFIDKIQNAQDAGAVAVIVINHNNPTNDPAYVPYVNMAGETNPVFSIPSVFMNFDDGELLIAAMANETVNVTLQGPSPFMLDGSLDNMIVAHEYGHGISNRLTGGPSQAGCLTNETQMGEGWSDWFAMMITLQGTEDYAAGRGMVTYASGQGVNGIGIRNAKYATDFSVNGFTYGDTNNTAQVSQPHGIGFIWGTMLYDLTEAYVSKYGFDDDIYNGTGGNNKVMQLVIDALKLQPCNPDFIEGRDAILAADMATTGGEDQCMIWEIFSNRGLGVNASGGSKFSRTDQVENFDMPLETDPTLQNCTSLSVDEFKQSDYKVYPNPTNNNLFIKTNKSFGQVTMTITDINGRQVYSQKVDLFGTVEVNMNTLQSGIYILNMKGQNIDANHKIIKN